In Microbulbifer sp. GL-2, the following are encoded in one genomic region:
- a CDS encoding enoyl-CoA hydratase/isomerase family protein, giving the protein MSDKLLCEVDSEGVATVTLNRPEIHNAFDDELIHELATTFDTLAQNPAVRVLVLASNGKNFSAGADLNWMKRMATYSEEENRRDAAALAAMLYKLDTFPTPTIARVQGAAFGGAVGLVSCCDMAVATERASFCLSEVKIGLLPATISPYVINAIGTRHARRYFVTAERFSAERAEQIGLVSEVCAEGDLDLHVQKLVNAIADNGPRAVAMAKQLAMSMSNRVINNELQGQTSALIAAVRVSPEGQEGLSAFLEKRAPKWMNGSEG; this is encoded by the coding sequence CCACGGTCACCCTGAACCGCCCGGAAATCCATAACGCTTTTGACGATGAACTGATTCACGAGCTGGCCACTACCTTTGACACCCTGGCGCAAAATCCCGCAGTGCGCGTGTTGGTGCTGGCTTCCAACGGCAAGAATTTTTCTGCCGGCGCAGATCTCAACTGGATGAAGCGCATGGCGACTTATTCGGAAGAGGAAAACCGCCGCGATGCTGCCGCACTCGCCGCCATGCTGTACAAGCTGGACACTTTCCCCACGCCCACTATTGCGCGGGTTCAGGGTGCTGCCTTCGGCGGCGCCGTGGGCCTGGTGAGCTGCTGCGATATGGCGGTGGCCACTGAGCGTGCCAGCTTCTGTTTGTCCGAAGTCAAAATCGGCCTGTTGCCCGCTACCATCAGTCCCTATGTGATTAACGCCATCGGTACCCGCCACGCGCGTCGTTACTTTGTCACAGCCGAGCGTTTCTCCGCTGAGCGTGCAGAGCAGATAGGCCTGGTATCCGAAGTCTGTGCCGAAGGCGACCTGGATCTGCATGTGCAGAAACTGGTAAACGCTATTGCTGACAACGGCCCCAGGGCAGTGGCTATGGCCAAGCAGCTGGCCATGTCCATGTCTAACCGAGTGATAAATAACGAATTGCAGGGGCAGACCAGTGCGCTGATCGCCGCCGTGCGGGTATCGCCGGAAGGTCAGGAAGGGCTGAGTGCATTTTTGGAAAAACGTGCGCCCAAGTGGATGAATGGTAGCGAAGGATAA